The Lepisosteus oculatus isolate fLepOcu1 chromosome 4, fLepOcu1.hap2, whole genome shotgun sequence genome window below encodes:
- the LOC102683310 gene encoding steroid 17-alpha-hydroxylase/17,20 lyase-like isoform X2, whose translation MLQRSCRDGIPQLRIWQQRVTDLQKKYGATYSLWMGSHHVVVVNNYQEAKEVLLKKGKTFAGRARTVTTDLLTRDGKDIAFANYSPTWKFHRKMVHAALNMFGEGSAPVEKIICREASSMCQTLVDLQGTALDLAPELTRAVTNVVCSLCFSNSYQRGDPEFEAMLKYSQGIVDTVAKDSLVDIFPWLQIFPNEDLKILKQCIAVRDDLLQKKYDEHKASYNDGTQRDLLDALLRAKRSSENNNTLAHDVGLTDDHLLMTVGDIFGAGVETTTTVLKWAIAYLIHHPQVQKKVQEELDSKIGMDRHPTLSDRGNLPYLEATIREVLRIRPVSPLLIPHVALSDTSIGDYNIWKGTRVIINLWSLHHDEKEWKNPELFDPGRFLDEGSRVYSPSASYIPFGAGIRVCLGETLAKMELFLFLSWILQRFTLEVPPDQPLPDLQGKFGVVLQIQKYHVHARLRNAWAEG comes from the exons ATGCTGCAGAGGTCTTGTCGCGATGGTATCCCACAGTTACGCATTTGGCAACAGCGTGTCACG GACCTACAGAAGAAATACGGTGCTACCTATTCCCTTTGGATGGGCTCCCACCATGTGGTGGTAGTCAATAACTATCAGGAGGCCAAGGAGGTGCTTCTAAAGAAAGGCAAAACCTTTGCCGGCAGAGCCAGAACT GTGACCACAGACCTGCTGACAAGGGATGGCAAGGACATTGCCTTCGCCAATtacagccccacctggaagTTTCATCGCAAGATGGTGCACGCCGCACTGAACATGTTTGGAGAGGGATCCGCCCCTGTTGAGAAGATCA TCTGCAGGGAGGCCAGTTCCATGTGTCAGACGCTGGTGGATCTGCAGGGCACTGCCCTCGACCTGGCGCCCGAACTGACCCGGGCTGTGACCAATGTGGTGTGTTCGCTCTGCTTCAGCAACTCCTACCAGCGTGGGGACCCTGAATTTGAAGCCATGCTCAAATACAGCCAAGGTATTGTGGACACTGTGGCTAAAGACAGCCTGGTGGACATCTTCCCCTGGTTACAG ATATTCCCCAATGAAGACCTTAAGATTCTGAAGCAGTGCATCGCAGTTCGAGACGACCTGCTGCAGAAGAAGTATGATGAACACAAG GCTAGCTACAACGATGGCACACAACGGGACCTGCTGGACGCCCTGCTGCGGGCCAAACGCAGCTCAGAGAACAACAACACTCTAGCCCATGATGTGGGACTGACTGACGACCACTTGCTCATGACAGTGGGTGACATCTTTGGGGCTGGGGTGGAAACGACCACCACTGTGCTGAAATGGGCCATAGCCTATCTCATTCACCACCCACAG GTGCAGAAGAAGGTCCAGGAGGAGCTAGACAGTAAGATTGGGATGGACAGGCACCCCACGCTGAGCGACAGAGGGAACCTGCCCTACCTGGAAGCCACTATAAGAGAAGTTCTCAGAATCCgacctgtgtctcctctcctcaTCCCACATGTGGCCCTCTCAGACACCAG catTGGCGATTACAATATTTGGAAAGGAACTCGAGTTATCATCAATCTTTGGTCACTACACCATGATGAGAAAGAGTGGAAAAACCCAGAGCTGTTCGATCCTG GTCGCTTCCTGGATGAGGGGAGTAGGGTGTACTCGCCCTCTGCCAGCTACATCCCGTTCGGGGCAGGGATCCGCGTGTGCCTCGGGGAAACCCTGGCCAAGATGGAACTGTTCCTCTTCCTGTCCTGGATCCTCCAGCGCTTCACTCTGGAGGTGCCACCTGATCAGCCCCTCCCTGACCTGCAGGGCAAATTCGGGGTCGTCCTCCAGATTCAGAAGTACCACGTGCACGCGAGACTCAGGAACGCTTGGGCCGAAGGCTAA
- the LOC102683310 gene encoding steroid 17-alpha-hydroxylase/17,20 lyase-like isoform X3, which yields MGSHHVVVVNNYQEAKEVLLKKGKTFAGRARTVTTDLLTRDGKDIAFANYSPTWKFHRKMVHAALNMFGEGSAPVEKIICREASSMCQTLVDLQGTALDLAPELTRAVTNVVCSLCFSNSYQRGDPEFEAMLKYSQGIVDTVAKDSLVDIFPWLQIFPNEDLKILKQCIAVRDDLLQKKYDEHKASYNDGTQRDLLDALLRAKRSSENNNTLAHDVGLTDDHLLMTVGDIFGAGVETTTTVLKWAIAYLIHHPQVQKKVQEELDSKIGMDRHPTLSDRGNLPYLEATIREVLRIRPVSPLLIPHVALSDTSIGDYNIWKGTRVIINLWSLHHDEKEWKNPELFDPGRFLDEGSRVYSPSASYIPFGAGIRVCLGETLAKMELFLFLSWILQRFTLEVPPDQPLPDLQGKFGVVLQIQKYHVHARLRNAWAEG from the exons ATGGGCTCCCACCATGTGGTGGTAGTCAATAACTATCAGGAGGCCAAGGAGGTGCTTCTAAAGAAAGGCAAAACCTTTGCCGGCAGAGCCAGAACT GTGACCACAGACCTGCTGACAAGGGATGGCAAGGACATTGCCTTCGCCAATtacagccccacctggaagTTTCATCGCAAGATGGTGCACGCCGCACTGAACATGTTTGGAGAGGGATCCGCCCCTGTTGAGAAGATCA TCTGCAGGGAGGCCAGTTCCATGTGTCAGACGCTGGTGGATCTGCAGGGCACTGCCCTCGACCTGGCGCCCGAACTGACCCGGGCTGTGACCAATGTGGTGTGTTCGCTCTGCTTCAGCAACTCCTACCAGCGTGGGGACCCTGAATTTGAAGCCATGCTCAAATACAGCCAAGGTATTGTGGACACTGTGGCTAAAGACAGCCTGGTGGACATCTTCCCCTGGTTACAG ATATTCCCCAATGAAGACCTTAAGATTCTGAAGCAGTGCATCGCAGTTCGAGACGACCTGCTGCAGAAGAAGTATGATGAACACAAG GCTAGCTACAACGATGGCACACAACGGGACCTGCTGGACGCCCTGCTGCGGGCCAAACGCAGCTCAGAGAACAACAACACTCTAGCCCATGATGTGGGACTGACTGACGACCACTTGCTCATGACAGTGGGTGACATCTTTGGGGCTGGGGTGGAAACGACCACCACTGTGCTGAAATGGGCCATAGCCTATCTCATTCACCACCCACAG GTGCAGAAGAAGGTCCAGGAGGAGCTAGACAGTAAGATTGGGATGGACAGGCACCCCACGCTGAGCGACAGAGGGAACCTGCCCTACCTGGAAGCCACTATAAGAGAAGTTCTCAGAATCCgacctgtgtctcctctcctcaTCCCACATGTGGCCCTCTCAGACACCAG catTGGCGATTACAATATTTGGAAAGGAACTCGAGTTATCATCAATCTTTGGTCACTACACCATGATGAGAAAGAGTGGAAAAACCCAGAGCTGTTCGATCCTG GTCGCTTCCTGGATGAGGGGAGTAGGGTGTACTCGCCCTCTGCCAGCTACATCCCGTTCGGGGCAGGGATCCGCGTGTGCCTCGGGGAAACCCTGGCCAAGATGGAACTGTTCCTCTTCCTGTCCTGGATCCTCCAGCGCTTCACTCTGGAGGTGCCACCTGATCAGCCCCTCCCTGACCTGCAGGGCAAATTCGGGGTCGTCCTCCAGATTCAGAAGTACCACGTGCACGCGAGACTCAGGAACGCTTGGGCCGAAGGCTAA
- the LOC102683310 gene encoding steroid 17-alpha-hydroxylase/17,20 lyase-like isoform X1, giving the protein MECVLFILLVVTVALAVFILKGKIERAWAGDRSPPSLPCLPVIGSLLSLRSELMPHLLFQDLQKKYGATYSLWMGSHHVVVVNNYQEAKEVLLKKGKTFAGRARTVTTDLLTRDGKDIAFANYSPTWKFHRKMVHAALNMFGEGSAPVEKIICREASSMCQTLVDLQGTALDLAPELTRAVTNVVCSLCFSNSYQRGDPEFEAMLKYSQGIVDTVAKDSLVDIFPWLQIFPNEDLKILKQCIAVRDDLLQKKYDEHKASYNDGTQRDLLDALLRAKRSSENNNTLAHDVGLTDDHLLMTVGDIFGAGVETTTTVLKWAIAYLIHHPQVQKKVQEELDSKIGMDRHPTLSDRGNLPYLEATIREVLRIRPVSPLLIPHVALSDTSIGDYNIWKGTRVIINLWSLHHDEKEWKNPELFDPGRFLDEGSRVYSPSASYIPFGAGIRVCLGETLAKMELFLFLSWILQRFTLEVPPDQPLPDLQGKFGVVLQIQKYHVHARLRNAWAEG; this is encoded by the exons ATGGAGTGTGTCCTTTTCATCTTGCTGGTCGTCACAGTGGCCCTGgctgtattcattttaaaaggaaagatCGAGAGGGCATGGGCCGGCGACAGAAGTCCGCCCAGCTTGCCCTGCCTGCCCGTCATCGGGAGTCTTCTCAGCCTGAGGAGCGAGCTCATGCCGCACCTTCTCTTCCAGGACCTACAGAAGAAATACGGTGCTACCTATTCCCTTTGGATGGGCTCCCACCATGTGGTGGTAGTCAATAACTATCAGGAGGCCAAGGAGGTGCTTCTAAAGAAAGGCAAAACCTTTGCCGGCAGAGCCAGAACT GTGACCACAGACCTGCTGACAAGGGATGGCAAGGACATTGCCTTCGCCAATtacagccccacctggaagTTTCATCGCAAGATGGTGCACGCCGCACTGAACATGTTTGGAGAGGGATCCGCCCCTGTTGAGAAGATCA TCTGCAGGGAGGCCAGTTCCATGTGTCAGACGCTGGTGGATCTGCAGGGCACTGCCCTCGACCTGGCGCCCGAACTGACCCGGGCTGTGACCAATGTGGTGTGTTCGCTCTGCTTCAGCAACTCCTACCAGCGTGGGGACCCTGAATTTGAAGCCATGCTCAAATACAGCCAAGGTATTGTGGACACTGTGGCTAAAGACAGCCTGGTGGACATCTTCCCCTGGTTACAG ATATTCCCCAATGAAGACCTTAAGATTCTGAAGCAGTGCATCGCAGTTCGAGACGACCTGCTGCAGAAGAAGTATGATGAACACAAG GCTAGCTACAACGATGGCACACAACGGGACCTGCTGGACGCCCTGCTGCGGGCCAAACGCAGCTCAGAGAACAACAACACTCTAGCCCATGATGTGGGACTGACTGACGACCACTTGCTCATGACAGTGGGTGACATCTTTGGGGCTGGGGTGGAAACGACCACCACTGTGCTGAAATGGGCCATAGCCTATCTCATTCACCACCCACAG GTGCAGAAGAAGGTCCAGGAGGAGCTAGACAGTAAGATTGGGATGGACAGGCACCCCACGCTGAGCGACAGAGGGAACCTGCCCTACCTGGAAGCCACTATAAGAGAAGTTCTCAGAATCCgacctgtgtctcctctcctcaTCCCACATGTGGCCCTCTCAGACACCAG catTGGCGATTACAATATTTGGAAAGGAACTCGAGTTATCATCAATCTTTGGTCACTACACCATGATGAGAAAGAGTGGAAAAACCCAGAGCTGTTCGATCCTG GTCGCTTCCTGGATGAGGGGAGTAGGGTGTACTCGCCCTCTGCCAGCTACATCCCGTTCGGGGCAGGGATCCGCGTGTGCCTCGGGGAAACCCTGGCCAAGATGGAACTGTTCCTCTTCCTGTCCTGGATCCTCCAGCGCTTCACTCTGGAGGTGCCACCTGATCAGCCCCTCCCTGACCTGCAGGGCAAATTCGGGGTCGTCCTCCAGATTCAGAAGTACCACGTGCACGCGAGACTCAGGAACGCTTGGGCCGAAGGCTAA
- the borcs7 gene encoding BLOC-1-related complex subunit 7 — MASPEPQPRFGQSVKGLLSEKVSSCSGDVIALTRQVLKGSRSQELLGQAARNMVMQEDAILHSEDSLRKMSIITTHLQYQQEAIQKNVEHSRNLQDQLIHLLK, encoded by the exons ATGGCTTCTCCTGAACCGCAGCCCCGCTTCGGCCAGTCAGTGAAAGGTTTGTTATCCGAAAAAGTGAGCTCCTGCAGCGGAGACGTGATCGCTCTCACTCGTCAGGTCCTGAAGGGGTCTCGCAGCCAGGAG CTCCTGGGGCAGGCGGCGCGCAACATGGTGATGCAAGAGGACGCCATACTGCACTCGGAGGAT agtctgagaaaaatGTCCATTATAACCACCCACTTGCAATATCA GCAAGAAGCCATCCAGAAAAA tGTTGAACACTCCAGAAACCTTCAGGATCAGTTAATACATTTGCTAAAATAA